A window from Gallus gallus isolate bGalGal1 chromosome 5, bGalGal1.mat.broiler.GRCg7b, whole genome shotgun sequence encodes these proteins:
- the PPFIA1 gene encoding liprin-alpha-1 isoform X11, which yields MMCEVMPTISEAEIPSGGNGGHGSGSPLQSDADSHFEQLMVSMLEERDRLLETLRETQETLALTQGKLHEVGHERDSLQRQLNTALPQEFAALTKELNVCREQLLEREEEIAELKAERNNTRLLLEHLECLVSRHERSLRMTVVKRQAQSPAGVSSEVEVLKALKSLFEHHKALDEKVRERLRVALERCSLLEEELGTTHKELMILKEQNNQKKTLPDGMLDINHEQESTPTTNGKRSSDGSLCHDENLAKVIELQDIIDKQNKEQTQMKERLTALSSRVAELEEDLDTARKDLIKSEEMNTKLQRDVRETMAQKEDMEERITTLEKRYLAAQREATSVHDLNDKLENEIATKDSMHRQSEDKNRQLQERLELAEQKLQQTLRKAETLPEVEAELAQRVAALSKAEERHGNIEERLRQMEAQLEEKNQELQRARQREKMNEEHNKRLSETVDKLLSESNERLQLHLKERMAALEDKNSLLREIENAKKQIEELQHEKDKLLLNIEALRAENDQVRLRATSLHHSRPDFRYPMAPSSVADSHADSYGTSVLRRPQKGRLAALRDEPSKVQTLNEQDWERAQQASVLANVAQAFESDVDVSDGEDDRETIFSSVDLLSPSGQADAQTLAMMLQEQLDAINKEIRLIQEEKENTEQRAEEIESRVGSGSLDAHGRFRSMSSIPPPYASGSLAGSSPPGSGRSTPRRIPHSPAREVDRLGIMTLSPSSREEVRDDKATIKCETSPPSSPRSLRLDRVQKGALHTVSHEDIRDIRNSTGSQDGQASNPSSSNSSQDSLHKAPKKKGIKSSIGRLFGKKEKGRPGQTSKEALGQVGVAEADSSSQDALGLSKLGGQAEKNRKMQKKHELLEEARRQGLPFAQWDGPTVVVWLELWVGMPAWYVAACRANVKSGAIMSALSDTEIQREIGISNPLHRLKLRLAIQEIMSLTSPSAPPTSRTTLAYGDMNHEWIGNEWLPSLGLPQYRSYFMECLVDARMLDHLTKKDLRGQLKMVDSFHRNSFQCGIMCLRRLNYDRKELERKREESQSEIKDVLVWSNERMIHWVLSIGLKEYANNLLESGVHGALVALDETFDYNALALLLQIPTQNTQARAVLEREFNNLLVMGTDRRLDEDDDKSFRRAPSWRKKFRPKDIRGLAAGSAETLPANFRVTTSMSSPSMQPKKMQIDVYPHYFYR from the exons GAATTTGCAGCGCTTACAAAAGAGCTAAATGTATGCAGGGAACAGCTGcttgaaagagaagaagaaatcgctgaactgaaagcagaaagaaataatacaagG CTATTACTGGAACATTTGGAGTGTCTTGTCTCCAGGCATGAGCGATCTCTCAGAATGACTGTTGTGAAGAGACAAGCTCAATCTCCAGCAGGAGTTTCTAGTGAAGTAGAAGTTCTCAAAGCACTAAAATCTTTATTTGAACACCATAAAGCCCTTGATGAAAAG GTAAGGGAAAGGTTACGAGTAGCACTTGAAAGGTGTAGCTTATTGGAAGAAGAACTAGGTACTACGCATAAAGAG ttaaTGATTctgaaagagcaaaataatcagaaaaaaacacttccagATGGGATGCTGGATATAAATCATGAACAAGAAAGTACACCAACTACAAATGGGAAG CGATCTTCTGATGGTTCTTTGTGCCATGATGAAAATCTTGCTAAAGTGATTGAACTCCAAGACATCATAGATAAGCAAAATAAGGAGCAGACACAAATGAAAGAACGCCTTACTGCTTTGTCTAGTAGAGTAGCAGAGCTAGAGGAAGATCTTGACACAGCTAGGAAGGACTTAATAAAGTCTGAAGAAATGAACACAAAATTGCAGAGAGATGTACGAGAG ACTATGGCCCAAAAGGAGGACATGGAAGAGAGAATTACAACTCTTGAAAAACGCTACCTCGCTGCACAACGTGAAGCTACATCTGTGCATGACCTCAATGAtaaacttgaaaatgaaatagccACTAAAGACTCCATGCACCGACAG AGTGAAGATAAGAACAGGCAATTGCAAGAACGGCTGGAACTAGCTGAGCAAAAACTGCAGCAGACTTTGAGAAAAGCTGAAACTTTACCAGAGGTGGAAGCTGAGCTGGCACAGAGAGTTGCAGCACTTTCAAAG GCTGAAGAGAGGCATGGCAATATAGAAGAGCGACTGAGACAGATGGAAGCACAGCTAGAAGAAAAGAATCAAGAACTGCAAAGG GCTAGACAGAGGGAGAAGATGAATGAAGAGCATAATAAACGCTTGTCAGAAACTGTGGATAAGCTACTCTCTGAATCTAATGAAAGGCTTCAGCTTCATCTCAAGGAAAGAATGGCTGCCTTGGAAGATAAG aattcaCTTCTTCGAGAaattgaaaatgcaaaaaaacaaatagaGGAACTTCAACATGAGAAG GATAAGCTTTTATTAAATATTGAAGCATTAAGGGCTGAAAATGACCAAGTGAGACTCAGAGCCACATCACTTCATCATAG CCGACCAGATTTCAGATACCCCATGGCGCCTTCATCTGTGGCTGACAGTCATGCAGACTCTTATGGCACTTCTGTGCTGAGGCGTCCTCAGAAAGGGCGTTTGGCAGCTCTCAGAGATGAGCCTTCAAAG GTTCAAACTCTGAATGAGCAGGACTGGGAGCGAGCCCAGCAAGCAAGTGTATTGGCAAATGTGGCACAAGCATTTGAAAGCGATGTCGATGTGTCTGATGGTGAGGATGACAGGGAGACTATATTTAGTTCAGTTGATCTGCTGTCACCAAGTGGTCAGGCTGATGCTCAGACTTTGGCCATGATGCTTCAGGAACAGCTGGATGCAATTAACAAAGAGATTAG gcttatacaggaagaaaaggaaaacacagaacagcGTGCAGAGGAAATTGAAAGCAGAGTGGGTAGTGGGAGTTTGGATGCCCATGGCCGATTCCGGTCCATGAGCTCTATTCCTCCTCCCTATGCAAGTGGTTCCCTTGCTGGTTCTTCCCCGCCTGGCAGTGGTCGCTCCACCCCAAGGCGGATTCCGCATAGTCCAGCTAGGGAAGTGGACAGACTAGGTATCATGACGCTG TCTCCATCTTCTAGAGAAGAGGTACGAGATGATAAAGCGACAATAAAATGTGAGACGTCCCCACCTTCTTCACCTCGATCTTTGCGTTTGGACAGAGTCCAAAAAGGAGCTTTGCATACAGTGAGCCACGAAGATATCAGGGACATAAGAAA ttcAACCGGCTCACAAGATGGTCAAGCAAGTAATCCTAGTAGCAGCAATAGTAGCCAAGATTCCCTTCATAAAGCCCCCAAAAAGAAGGGGATTAAATCCTCGATTGGCCGCTTGTTtggcaagaaagaaaagggacgACCTGGACAAACAAGCAAGGAAGCATTAGGACAAG ttgGTGTGGCAGAAGCAGATAGTTCCTCTCAGGATGCATTAGGTCTTAGCAAACTTGGAGgtcaggcagaaaaaaacagaaaaatgcagaaaaa GCATGAGTTGCTTGAGGAAGCCAGAAGACAAGGTTTACCTTTTGCACAATGGGATGGACCTACAGTAGTTGTATGGTTGGAG ctgtgggTAGGGATGCCAGCCTGGTATGTGGCTGCATGCCGAGCAAACGTGAAAAGTGGTGCTATTATGTCAGCTTTGTCTGATACGGAAATACAGCGTGAGATTGGAATTAGTAATCCCCTGCACAGACTGAAGCTGAGACTGGCCATTCAGGAGATCATGTCACTAACAAGTCCATCTGCCCCTCCCACCTCAAGGACG ACGTTAGCATATGGTGATATGAACCATGAGTGGATTGGCAACGAATGGCTCCCTAGTCTGGGGCTCCCTCAGTATCGCAGCTATTTCATGGAATGTCTTGTTGATGCTCGAATGCTGGATCACTTAACTAAAAAAGATCTACGTGGACAACTTAAAATGGTGGACAGTTTTCATAG aaacagttttcaGTGTGGAATTATGTGCCTAAGAAGACTGAACTATGATCGAAAagaacttgaaagaaaaagagaagaaagccaaTCTGAAATTAAAG ATGTCCTTGTCTGGAGCAATGAGAGAATGATCCATTGGGTGTTGTCCATTGGGCTCAAAGAATATGCGAATAACCTTTTAGAGAGCGGAGTTCATGGTGCACTTGTGGCCTTAGATGAAACATTTGATTACAATGCGTTAGCTCTCTTATTACAAATACCAACTCAGAACACACAG GCTCGTGCTGTTCTGGAGAGGGAATTTAATAACCTTCTCGTTATGGGCACTGACAGAAGACTTGATGAA GATGATGATAAGAGCTTTAGGAGAGCACCTTCATGGAGAAAGAAGTTTAGACCAAAGGACATAAGAGGTTTAGCTGCTGGATCAGCAGAGACTCTTCCTGCAAATTTCAGAGTTACAACCTCAATGTCTTCACCCTCTATGCAGCCAAAGAAGATGCAGATTGATG tttaCCCACACTATTTCTACCGGTGA
- the PPFIA1 gene encoding liprin-alpha-1 isoform X3, giving the protein MMCEVMPTISEAEIPSGGNGGHGSGSPLQSDADSHFEQLMVSMLEERDRLLETLRETQETLALTQGKLHEVGHERDSLQRQLNTALPQEFAALTKELNVCREQLLEREEEIAELKAERNNTRLLLEHLECLVSRHERSLRMTVVKRQAQSPAGVSSEVEVLKALKSLFEHHKALDEKVRERLRVALERCSLLEEELGTTHKELMILKEQNNQKKTLPDGMLDINHEQESTPTTNGKRSSDGSLCHDENLAKVIELQDIIDKQNKEQTQMKERLTALSSRVAELEEDLDTARKDLIKSEEMNTKLQRDVRETMAQKEDMEERITTLEKRYLAAQREATSVHDLNDKLENEIATKDSMHRQSEDKNRQLQERLELAEQKLQQTLRKAETLPEVEAELAQRVAALSKAEERHGNIEERLRQMEAQLEEKNQELQRARQREKMNEEHNKRLSETVDKLLSESNERLQLHLKERMAALEDKNSLLREIENAKKQIEELQHEKDKLLLNIEALRAENDQVRLRATSLHHSRPDFRYPMAPSSVADSHADSYGTSVLRRPQKGRLAALRDEPSKVQTLNEQDWERAQQASVLANVAQAFESDVDVSDGEDDRETIFSSVDLLSPSGQADAQTLAMMLQEQLDAINKEIRLIQEEKENTEQRAEEIESRVGSGSLDAHGRFRSMSSIPPPYASGSLAGSSPPGSGRSTPRRIPHSPAREVDRLGIMTLSPSSREEVRDDKATIKCETSPPSSPRSLRLDRVQKGALHTVSHEDIRDIRNSTGSQDGQASNPSSSNSSQDSLHKAPKKKGIKSSIGRLFGKKEKGRPGQTSKEALGQVGVAEADSSSQDALGLSKLGGQAEKNRKMQKKHELLEEARRQGLPFAQWDGPTVVVWLELWVGMPAWYVAACRANVKSGAIMSALSDTEIQREIGISNPLHRLKLRLAIQEIMSLTSPSAPPTSRTTTGNVWVTHEEMENLTASQQTEDEEGSWAQTLAYGDMNHEWIGNEWLPSLGLPQYRSYFMECLVDARMLDHLTKKDLRGQLKMVDSFHRNSFQCGIMCLRRLNYDRKELERKREESQSEIKDVLVWSNERMIHWVLSIGLKEYANNLLESGVHGALVALDETFDYNALALLLQIPTQNTQARAVLEREFNNLLVMGTDRRLDEDDDKSFRRAPSWRKKFRPKDIRGLAAGSAETLPANFRVTTSMSSPSMQPKKMQIDGSVSGTQRLDSATVRTYSC; this is encoded by the exons GAATTTGCAGCGCTTACAAAAGAGCTAAATGTATGCAGGGAACAGCTGcttgaaagagaagaagaaatcgctgaactgaaagcagaaagaaataatacaagG CTATTACTGGAACATTTGGAGTGTCTTGTCTCCAGGCATGAGCGATCTCTCAGAATGACTGTTGTGAAGAGACAAGCTCAATCTCCAGCAGGAGTTTCTAGTGAAGTAGAAGTTCTCAAAGCACTAAAATCTTTATTTGAACACCATAAAGCCCTTGATGAAAAG GTAAGGGAAAGGTTACGAGTAGCACTTGAAAGGTGTAGCTTATTGGAAGAAGAACTAGGTACTACGCATAAAGAG ttaaTGATTctgaaagagcaaaataatcagaaaaaaacacttccagATGGGATGCTGGATATAAATCATGAACAAGAAAGTACACCAACTACAAATGGGAAG CGATCTTCTGATGGTTCTTTGTGCCATGATGAAAATCTTGCTAAAGTGATTGAACTCCAAGACATCATAGATAAGCAAAATAAGGAGCAGACACAAATGAAAGAACGCCTTACTGCTTTGTCTAGTAGAGTAGCAGAGCTAGAGGAAGATCTTGACACAGCTAGGAAGGACTTAATAAAGTCTGAAGAAATGAACACAAAATTGCAGAGAGATGTACGAGAG ACTATGGCCCAAAAGGAGGACATGGAAGAGAGAATTACAACTCTTGAAAAACGCTACCTCGCTGCACAACGTGAAGCTACATCTGTGCATGACCTCAATGAtaaacttgaaaatgaaatagccACTAAAGACTCCATGCACCGACAG AGTGAAGATAAGAACAGGCAATTGCAAGAACGGCTGGAACTAGCTGAGCAAAAACTGCAGCAGACTTTGAGAAAAGCTGAAACTTTACCAGAGGTGGAAGCTGAGCTGGCACAGAGAGTTGCAGCACTTTCAAAG GCTGAAGAGAGGCATGGCAATATAGAAGAGCGACTGAGACAGATGGAAGCACAGCTAGAAGAAAAGAATCAAGAACTGCAAAGG GCTAGACAGAGGGAGAAGATGAATGAAGAGCATAATAAACGCTTGTCAGAAACTGTGGATAAGCTACTCTCTGAATCTAATGAAAGGCTTCAGCTTCATCTCAAGGAAAGAATGGCTGCCTTGGAAGATAAG aattcaCTTCTTCGAGAaattgaaaatgcaaaaaaacaaatagaGGAACTTCAACATGAGAAG GATAAGCTTTTATTAAATATTGAAGCATTAAGGGCTGAAAATGACCAAGTGAGACTCAGAGCCACATCACTTCATCATAG CCGACCAGATTTCAGATACCCCATGGCGCCTTCATCTGTGGCTGACAGTCATGCAGACTCTTATGGCACTTCTGTGCTGAGGCGTCCTCAGAAAGGGCGTTTGGCAGCTCTCAGAGATGAGCCTTCAAAG GTTCAAACTCTGAATGAGCAGGACTGGGAGCGAGCCCAGCAAGCAAGTGTATTGGCAAATGTGGCACAAGCATTTGAAAGCGATGTCGATGTGTCTGATGGTGAGGATGACAGGGAGACTATATTTAGTTCAGTTGATCTGCTGTCACCAAGTGGTCAGGCTGATGCTCAGACTTTGGCCATGATGCTTCAGGAACAGCTGGATGCAATTAACAAAGAGATTAG gcttatacaggaagaaaaggaaaacacagaacagcGTGCAGAGGAAATTGAAAGCAGAGTGGGTAGTGGGAGTTTGGATGCCCATGGCCGATTCCGGTCCATGAGCTCTATTCCTCCTCCCTATGCAAGTGGTTCCCTTGCTGGTTCTTCCCCGCCTGGCAGTGGTCGCTCCACCCCAAGGCGGATTCCGCATAGTCCAGCTAGGGAAGTGGACAGACTAGGTATCATGACGCTG TCTCCATCTTCTAGAGAAGAGGTACGAGATGATAAAGCGACAATAAAATGTGAGACGTCCCCACCTTCTTCACCTCGATCTTTGCGTTTGGACAGAGTCCAAAAAGGAGCTTTGCATACAGTGAGCCACGAAGATATCAGGGACATAAGAAA ttcAACCGGCTCACAAGATGGTCAAGCAAGTAATCCTAGTAGCAGCAATAGTAGCCAAGATTCCCTTCATAAAGCCCCCAAAAAGAAGGGGATTAAATCCTCGATTGGCCGCTTGTTtggcaagaaagaaaagggacgACCTGGACAAACAAGCAAGGAAGCATTAGGACAAG ttgGTGTGGCAGAAGCAGATAGTTCCTCTCAGGATGCATTAGGTCTTAGCAAACTTGGAGgtcaggcagaaaaaaacagaaaaatgcagaaaaa GCATGAGTTGCTTGAGGAAGCCAGAAGACAAGGTTTACCTTTTGCACAATGGGATGGACCTACAGTAGTTGTATGGTTGGAG ctgtgggTAGGGATGCCAGCCTGGTATGTGGCTGCATGCCGAGCAAACGTGAAAAGTGGTGCTATTATGTCAGCTTTGTCTGATACGGAAATACAGCGTGAGATTGGAATTAGTAATCCCCTGCACAGACTGAAGCTGAGACTGGCCATTCAGGAGATCATGTCACTAACAAGTCCATCTGCCCCTCCCACCTCAAGGACG ACCACGGGAAATGTCTGGGTAACacatgaagaaatggaaaatcttACAGCCTCACAACAAACG GAAGATGAGGAGGGAAGCTGGGCTCAG ACGTTAGCATATGGTGATATGAACCATGAGTGGATTGGCAACGAATGGCTCCCTAGTCTGGGGCTCCCTCAGTATCGCAGCTATTTCATGGAATGTCTTGTTGATGCTCGAATGCTGGATCACTTAACTAAAAAAGATCTACGTGGACAACTTAAAATGGTGGACAGTTTTCATAG aaacagttttcaGTGTGGAATTATGTGCCTAAGAAGACTGAACTATGATCGAAAagaacttgaaagaaaaagagaagaaagccaaTCTGAAATTAAAG ATGTCCTTGTCTGGAGCAATGAGAGAATGATCCATTGGGTGTTGTCCATTGGGCTCAAAGAATATGCGAATAACCTTTTAGAGAGCGGAGTTCATGGTGCACTTGTGGCCTTAGATGAAACATTTGATTACAATGCGTTAGCTCTCTTATTACAAATACCAACTCAGAACACACAG GCTCGTGCTGTTCTGGAGAGGGAATTTAATAACCTTCTCGTTATGGGCACTGACAGAAGACTTGATGAA GATGATGATAAGAGCTTTAGGAGAGCACCTTCATGGAGAAAGAAGTTTAGACCAAAGGACATAAGAGGTTTAGCTGCTGGATCAGCAGAGACTCTTCCTGCAAATTTCAGAGTTACAACCTCAATGTCTTCACCCTCTATGCAGCCAAAGAAGATGCAGATTGATG GCAGTGTATCAGGAACACAAAGATTGGATTCTGCTACAGTAAGGACCTACTCCTGTTAA
- the PPFIA1 gene encoding liprin-alpha-1 isoform X8, which yields MMCEVMPTISEAEIPSGGNGGHGSGSPLQSDADSHFEQLMVSMLEERDRLLETLRETQETLALTQGKLHEVGHERDSLQRQLNTALPQEFAALTKELNVCREQLLEREEEIAELKAERNNTRLLLEHLECLVSRHERSLRMTVVKRQAQSPAGVSSEVEVLKALKSLFEHHKALDEKVRERLRVALERCSLLEEELGTTHKELMILKEQNNQKKTLPDGMLDINHEQESTPTTNGKRSSDGSLCHDENLAKVIELQDIIDKQNKEQTQMKERLTALSSRVAELEEDLDTARKDLIKSEEMNTKLQRDVRETMAQKEDMEERITTLEKRYLAAQREATSVHDLNDKLENEIATKDSMHRQSEDKNRQLQERLELAEQKLQQTLRKAETLPEVEAELAQRVAALSKAEERHGNIEERLRQMEAQLEEKNQELQRARQREKMNEEHNKRLSETVDKLLSESNERLQLHLKERMAALEDKNSLLREIENAKKQIEELQHEKDKLLLNIEALRAENDQVRLRATSLHHSRPDFRYPMAPSSVADSHADSYGTSVLRRPQKGRLAALRDEPSKVQTLNEQDWERAQQASVLANVAQAFESDVDVSDGEDDRETIFSSVDLLSPSGQADAQTLAMMLQEQLDAINKEIRLIQEEKENTEQRAEEIESRVGSGSLDAHGRFRSMSSIPPPYASGSLAGSSPPGSGRSTPRRIPHSPAREVDRLGIMTLPSDLRKHRRKSPSSREEVRDDKATIKCETSPPSSPRSLRLDRVQKGALHTVSHEDIRDIRNSTGSQDGQASNPSSSNSSQDSLHKAPKKKGIKSSIGRLFGKKEKGRPGQTSKEALGQVGVAEADSSSQDALGLSKLGGQAEKNRKMQKKHELLEEARRQGLPFAQWDGPTVVVWLELWVGMPAWYVAACRANVKSGAIMSALSDTEIQREIGISNPLHRLKLRLAIQEIMSLTSPSAPPTSRTTLAYGDMNHEWIGNEWLPSLGLPQYRSYFMECLVDARMLDHLTKKDLRGQLKMVDSFHRNSFQCGIMCLRRLNYDRKELERKREESQSEIKDVLVWSNERMIHWVLSIGLKEYANNLLESGVHGALVALDETFDYNALALLLQIPTQNTQARAVLEREFNNLLVMGTDRRLDEDDDKSFRRAPSWRKKFRPKDIRGLAAGSAETLPANFRVTTSMSSPSMQPKKMQIDGSVSGTQRLDSATVRTYSC from the exons GAATTTGCAGCGCTTACAAAAGAGCTAAATGTATGCAGGGAACAGCTGcttgaaagagaagaagaaatcgctgaactgaaagcagaaagaaataatacaagG CTATTACTGGAACATTTGGAGTGTCTTGTCTCCAGGCATGAGCGATCTCTCAGAATGACTGTTGTGAAGAGACAAGCTCAATCTCCAGCAGGAGTTTCTAGTGAAGTAGAAGTTCTCAAAGCACTAAAATCTTTATTTGAACACCATAAAGCCCTTGATGAAAAG GTAAGGGAAAGGTTACGAGTAGCACTTGAAAGGTGTAGCTTATTGGAAGAAGAACTAGGTACTACGCATAAAGAG ttaaTGATTctgaaagagcaaaataatcagaaaaaaacacttccagATGGGATGCTGGATATAAATCATGAACAAGAAAGTACACCAACTACAAATGGGAAG CGATCTTCTGATGGTTCTTTGTGCCATGATGAAAATCTTGCTAAAGTGATTGAACTCCAAGACATCATAGATAAGCAAAATAAGGAGCAGACACAAATGAAAGAACGCCTTACTGCTTTGTCTAGTAGAGTAGCAGAGCTAGAGGAAGATCTTGACACAGCTAGGAAGGACTTAATAAAGTCTGAAGAAATGAACACAAAATTGCAGAGAGATGTACGAGAG ACTATGGCCCAAAAGGAGGACATGGAAGAGAGAATTACAACTCTTGAAAAACGCTACCTCGCTGCACAACGTGAAGCTACATCTGTGCATGACCTCAATGAtaaacttgaaaatgaaatagccACTAAAGACTCCATGCACCGACAG AGTGAAGATAAGAACAGGCAATTGCAAGAACGGCTGGAACTAGCTGAGCAAAAACTGCAGCAGACTTTGAGAAAAGCTGAAACTTTACCAGAGGTGGAAGCTGAGCTGGCACAGAGAGTTGCAGCACTTTCAAAG GCTGAAGAGAGGCATGGCAATATAGAAGAGCGACTGAGACAGATGGAAGCACAGCTAGAAGAAAAGAATCAAGAACTGCAAAGG GCTAGACAGAGGGAGAAGATGAATGAAGAGCATAATAAACGCTTGTCAGAAACTGTGGATAAGCTACTCTCTGAATCTAATGAAAGGCTTCAGCTTCATCTCAAGGAAAGAATGGCTGCCTTGGAAGATAAG aattcaCTTCTTCGAGAaattgaaaatgcaaaaaaacaaatagaGGAACTTCAACATGAGAAG GATAAGCTTTTATTAAATATTGAAGCATTAAGGGCTGAAAATGACCAAGTGAGACTCAGAGCCACATCACTTCATCATAG CCGACCAGATTTCAGATACCCCATGGCGCCTTCATCTGTGGCTGACAGTCATGCAGACTCTTATGGCACTTCTGTGCTGAGGCGTCCTCAGAAAGGGCGTTTGGCAGCTCTCAGAGATGAGCCTTCAAAG GTTCAAACTCTGAATGAGCAGGACTGGGAGCGAGCCCAGCAAGCAAGTGTATTGGCAAATGTGGCACAAGCATTTGAAAGCGATGTCGATGTGTCTGATGGTGAGGATGACAGGGAGACTATATTTAGTTCAGTTGATCTGCTGTCACCAAGTGGTCAGGCTGATGCTCAGACTTTGGCCATGATGCTTCAGGAACAGCTGGATGCAATTAACAAAGAGATTAG gcttatacaggaagaaaaggaaaacacagaacagcGTGCAGAGGAAATTGAAAGCAGAGTGGGTAGTGGGAGTTTGGATGCCCATGGCCGATTCCGGTCCATGAGCTCTATTCCTCCTCCCTATGCAAGTGGTTCCCTTGCTGGTTCTTCCCCGCCTGGCAGTGGTCGCTCCACCCCAAGGCGGATTCCGCATAGTCCAGCTAGGGAAGTGGACAGACTAGGTATCATGACGCTG CCTAGTGATTTAAGGAAACATCGTAGAAAG TCTCCATCTTCTAGAGAAGAGGTACGAGATGATAAAGCGACAATAAAATGTGAGACGTCCCCACCTTCTTCACCTCGATCTTTGCGTTTGGACAGAGTCCAAAAAGGAGCTTTGCATACAGTGAGCCACGAAGATATCAGGGACATAAGAAA ttcAACCGGCTCACAAGATGGTCAAGCAAGTAATCCTAGTAGCAGCAATAGTAGCCAAGATTCCCTTCATAAAGCCCCCAAAAAGAAGGGGATTAAATCCTCGATTGGCCGCTTGTTtggcaagaaagaaaagggacgACCTGGACAAACAAGCAAGGAAGCATTAGGACAAG ttgGTGTGGCAGAAGCAGATAGTTCCTCTCAGGATGCATTAGGTCTTAGCAAACTTGGAGgtcaggcagaaaaaaacagaaaaatgcagaaaaa GCATGAGTTGCTTGAGGAAGCCAGAAGACAAGGTTTACCTTTTGCACAATGGGATGGACCTACAGTAGTTGTATGGTTGGAG ctgtgggTAGGGATGCCAGCCTGGTATGTGGCTGCATGCCGAGCAAACGTGAAAAGTGGTGCTATTATGTCAGCTTTGTCTGATACGGAAATACAGCGTGAGATTGGAATTAGTAATCCCCTGCACAGACTGAAGCTGAGACTGGCCATTCAGGAGATCATGTCACTAACAAGTCCATCTGCCCCTCCCACCTCAAGGACG ACGTTAGCATATGGTGATATGAACCATGAGTGGATTGGCAACGAATGGCTCCCTAGTCTGGGGCTCCCTCAGTATCGCAGCTATTTCATGGAATGTCTTGTTGATGCTCGAATGCTGGATCACTTAACTAAAAAAGATCTACGTGGACAACTTAAAATGGTGGACAGTTTTCATAG aaacagttttcaGTGTGGAATTATGTGCCTAAGAAGACTGAACTATGATCGAAAagaacttgaaagaaaaagagaagaaagccaaTCTGAAATTAAAG ATGTCCTTGTCTGGAGCAATGAGAGAATGATCCATTGGGTGTTGTCCATTGGGCTCAAAGAATATGCGAATAACCTTTTAGAGAGCGGAGTTCATGGTGCACTTGTGGCCTTAGATGAAACATTTGATTACAATGCGTTAGCTCTCTTATTACAAATACCAACTCAGAACACACAG GCTCGTGCTGTTCTGGAGAGGGAATTTAATAACCTTCTCGTTATGGGCACTGACAGAAGACTTGATGAA GATGATGATAAGAGCTTTAGGAGAGCACCTTCATGGAGAAAGAAGTTTAGACCAAAGGACATAAGAGGTTTAGCTGCTGGATCAGCAGAGACTCTTCCTGCAAATTTCAGAGTTACAACCTCAATGTCTTCACCCTCTATGCAGCCAAAGAAGATGCAGATTGATG GCAGTGTATCAGGAACACAAAGATTGGATTCTGCTACAGTAAGGACCTACTCCTGTTAA